In Candidatus Wallbacteria bacterium, a genomic segment contains:
- a CDS encoding flagellar FlbD family protein — protein sequence MIKLTRFNGSNLFVNEELVEMVEHTPDTVLTFVSGRKLLVKEDIVGIITKIREYKDAIFQGE from the coding sequence ATGATAAAATTGACGAGATTCAACGGATCCAATCTGTTTGTCAACGAGGAGCTGGTGGAGATGGTAGAACATACCCCGGATACCGTATTGACTTTCGTGTCAGGCAGAAAACTGCTTGTCAAAGAAGACATCGTGGGAATTATAACGAAAATCAGGGAATACAAAGATGCAATTTTTCAGGGAGAATGA
- a CDS encoding O-acetyl-ADP-ribose deacetylase: MKLMIRDTLLRLKSGDLTKERIEAIVNAANSKLCGGGGVDGAIHQAGGPVIDEECEKIVVMQGGCPTGEAVITMAGWLPAKYVIHTVGPIWQGGNAGEEALLRNSYRNSLRLASKNGIQRIAFPSISTGVYGYPPELAAPAALDETMLFLKEKPGRFREVVFVLFTAEILKLFEDSLTVLAGKYKVKVR, translated from the coding sequence ATGAAGCTTATGATAAGGGACACCCTCCTGCGCTTGAAATCCGGGGATCTCACGAAAGAGAGGATTGAAGCGATCGTGAATGCCGCTAATTCCAAGCTCTGTGGAGGAGGAGGCGTGGACGGGGCCATCCATCAGGCAGGCGGTCCTGTGATAGACGAGGAATGCGAGAAAATCGTAGTAATGCAAGGCGGCTGTCCGACCGGAGAAGCGGTCATCACCATGGCAGGCTGGCTGCCGGCAAAATATGTGATCCATACAGTAGGCCCGATCTGGCAGGGTGGGAATGCCGGTGAAGAAGCGCTGCTGCGGAATAGTTACAGGAATTCGCTGAGGCTGGCTTCCAAGAATGGGATCCAACGGATCGCCTTCCCTTCAATCAGCACAGGTGTCTATGGTTACCCGCCGGAACTGGCAGCCCCTGCTGCCCTGGACGAGACCATGCTCTTCCTCAAGGAAAAACCAGGCCGTTTCCGTGAAGTGGTGTTTGTTCTGTTCACAGCTGAAATTCTGAAA